CGCCGACGCTCCCCGAATCGCCCGCGCCGATGCCGATGCCAGTGGCTGCGCCGACTGGTCCCGGCACCGCGAACCCGACACCGTACAGCCCACGCAGCGCCACGCCTACGCCAGCCGTGGTGCCGCCGCGCAAGCCTCTGTAATTTAGCACATGGCCAATCATTCGATTCTCGTCTCCAGCCCGATTTCGGATCGCGACTGGAACGAGAATCGAACGGTTTCCAGATGACGGAATCAAGATTCAAGGGGTAGAACCGGCAAAGTTGGCCCGGCTCCCCTTGGCGAATGTCGTTCAGCCGTCTAAGATGGAATTTTTGGGCAGCCGAACCGAATCAACTGCTTTTCAGGAGGGGATCTATGAGTGGTCGTCGTCGTGGATCGGGTCGCCGGAAGGTCGGTCGCAAAAAGCGTCGCATGCGAGCACGGATCCGTCACCGCAAATAATCGACGCGGCGTCCTGCCGTTCCGGGTTTCCTCCGAAGCGCTTGTGGGCACGCTCACATGGTTCGGCCACCATCAACGACCAAGACTTGTCCGGTTGTCAGTGTGGTTCCGGTTGCCAAGTAAATCACAGCGTCTGCAATGTCGTCTGGGGTCGCGGGACGCTTCAACGGCGTCTGCGCCATGGCGGCTTCGATCATGTCCTGATGATCCGCCAGCCAACGCGTCTGCACCGGCCCCGGGGCGACCGCGTTGACACGAACTTTTGGCGCGAATGCTCGCGCCAAGGATTGTGTCATGCAGTTCAACGCCGCTTTGCTCGCCGCGTAGGGGATCGAACTCCCCGATCCGGCAATTCCCGCCACCGATGTCACATTCACAATATTCCCTTGCCGGGCTTGCAGGTGCGGCATCGCGGCGCGAATCGCCCAAAATGTCCCCTTGACATTCACATTGTAAATATCGTCCCACACTTCGGCCGTCAGTGCGTCCAAGTCCGTGTGTGGCACAAAGTGCGTCGTTCCCGCATTGTTGACCAGCACATCCAGCCCACCGAATTCGGCAATCGTCCGATCGATCATCGCGCGCACCGCCGACTCATCGGCCACACTCGCTTGATGCAGCAACACCGGCCCCCCCAGCGCCCGCGCCTCGGCGGCCGTCGCTTCGGCATCACTCGCCGATCGGGAATAATTCACCACCACGGCGTAACCGAGTTTGGCAAAGCGCAGCACGCAGGCTCGGCCAATCCCCGTCGCCGAGCCTGTGACCAGCGCCACAGGCCGCGGAGAGGTTTCTGACATGAATGCAAGTCCTTATGTGGATTGAGGAAGCGGCTCGTTGGCCCAGTCACGCGGCTTGAGCCAATATTCGGTCAACTTCGCCTCGGGCGTCCCCGCCTCGGGGCGATAATCGTAGATCCACTGCACATGCGGCGGCAGCGACATCAGAATCGATTCGATCCGGCCCGCCGTCTTCAGGCCGAAGATGGTGCCACGATCGTACACGAGATTGAATTCGACATAGCGACCCCGGCGATATTCTTGGAACTGCCGTTGTTGCGGGGTGTACTCCAACCCTTTGCGTCGTTCGGCAATCGGGACATACGATTCGACAAACGCGCTGCCCGCATCTTTGACGAAGGCAAAGGTCCGCTCCGCATCGCCGGAGAGATAGTCGAAGAAGATTCCGCCCACGCCTCGGGCCTCGCCGCGATGATGCAGGAAGAAGTATTCATCGCAATCATGTTTCATCTTGGCATAATCTGCGAGTGGGGCATGCTTGTCGCAGACGGCCTTCCAGGTGCGGTGGAAGTGGACCACATCTTCCAGGAACGGGTAATACGGTGTTAAATCGCCGCCACCGCCGAACCACCAGCGTTCCCCCTTGGTGAGGAATCGAAAGTTGGCATGAACCGTGGGCACCAACGGCGAGCGCGGATGGAACACAAGCGAGACGCCGGTGGCGGTAAAGTTCGTACCATCGCCGGGGAGTTGCTTGGCAAAGTCGGCGCTCATTTCGCCGTAGACTTCGGAGAATCCCACGCCGGCCTTTTCAAAGACCTTGCCTTCGGTCATGACGCGGCTTCGCCCACCGCCACCACCGGGACGTTCCCACGAATCTTCTTGAAATTTTCCGCCCCCATCGACCTGCTCAATGGCCGCGCAGATGCGATCTTGCAAATCTCGAAAGTATGTCACCGCTTCAGGATGCATCGAATGGGTCGTCATGGCAGGAATCCTCCACCAGGGCCAGGAAGTAGGATGCAGGTAGGGTATCCGAAGCGACTCGGAAAGCAACCATTGCCGGAATGGACAAACCCGGTTAGGATCGGGACGCTGC
This DNA window, taken from Tuwongella immobilis, encodes the following:
- a CDS encoding SDR family NAD(P)-dependent oxidoreductase is translated as MSETSPRPVALVTGSATGIGRACVLRFAKLGYAVVVNYSRSASDAEATAAEARALGGPVLLHQASVADESAVRAMIDRTIAEFGGLDVLVNNAGTTHFVPHTDLDALTAEVWDDIYNVNVKGTFWAIRAAMPHLQARQGNIVNVTSVAGIAGSGSSIPYAASKAALNCMTQSLARAFAPKVRVNAVAPGPVQTRWLADHQDMIEAAMAQTPLKRPATPDDIADAVIYLATGTTLTTGQVLVVDGGRTM
- the hemF gene encoding oxygen-dependent coproporphyrinogen oxidase, which produces MTTHSMHPEAVTYFRDLQDRICAAIEQVDGGGKFQEDSWERPGGGGGRSRVMTEGKVFEKAGVGFSEVYGEMSADFAKQLPGDGTNFTATGVSLVFHPRSPLVPTVHANFRFLTKGERWWFGGGGDLTPYYPFLEDVVHFHRTWKAVCDKHAPLADYAKMKHDCDEYFFLHHRGEARGVGGIFFDYLSGDAERTFAFVKDAGSAFVESYVPIAERRKGLEYTPQQRQFQEYRRGRYVEFNLVYDRGTIFGLKTAGRIESILMSLPPHVQWIYDYRPEAGTPEAKLTEYWLKPRDWANEPLPQST